The following are from one region of the Plasmodium gaboni strain SY75 chromosome 12, whole genome shotgun sequence genome:
- a CDS encoding putative kinesin, with protein sequence MVNKIVKGHNPNQNRGTSKGRNISKNNKIAKNKEAGKNLYTWYIDNKIDEKKKQNEDIENNKAKYFEDVTINKNVEEYINVICRIKNNKLDLNNNNINNNNNVDVIKKISYNKLVIDTFHVGNKSSLNFEYTYDRVYDIENNNQMIFNDYIKNNIKNIFQGINCSILAYGQTNSGKTYTMLGNFDFLNNLFHLCKDKRDYHKNDNQKNKTHDQINNKNDDVVVNDDDNIKSNIPMNDCDENNDIYLTYDELINCITNEPNNVGIIPHCINYIFNYINYHKQNVNVDNKINDKIKEFTVTLSILEIYNEVIYDLISGESNLSVHMIDSNKNEFIIKNLKEVEIENIISALYYLEQGVNNRKIAFTHMNKASSRSHLIFIIKINRYIYSTNTIRCGKLCLVDLAGSERLKQTKATGSIKIETTMINKSLTVLSKVINSLAIMQIKEKIEKNMKEKEKGNHIDDNHMNQNDVSDTNKKQNDVSDTNKKQNDVSDTNKKQNDVSDTNKKQNDVSDTNKKQNDVSDTNKKQNDVSNHPVEGHDNQTDVHKNHQEDTLNTQNNMNMHNNNIHINSSSHNAHSGSSNVHIPYRDSKLTRVLSDSLGNNCKSILICTLSSQLQYLNETASTIKFAQRAKMVKAKPIVREEKVETEKELDTKEKNKNKKKKISKNKNDEKNDEKNDEKNDDKSDEKSDDKSDDNNNDKNNPYDNKLNIFLNFNKNHITKDIIFFCFSLCIFSYICGFKSTGKVKYLDFFIESYKNKIDIIKEQLNKSEDSNRNDINEYLIKTFDDLKVLTEEERQRNIKLNMEKLKKYKDDNKNIIINPIQKKQENDEHGLTLRNLAKVDPTLISKYDIQKGYEHNNNNNNNNVVCDDERGHNIKNLDDNNNDDIHINNNDDTHIYDNDDDDILIGDILVKMKNDICNIIKFNLTSLKCNKKKENDEIFEEILNIVNSVKENNNIFLINELKHNLNDDITNKGNNKIDDILNDDKTKKKKKDNQSDYINILDDITTTNNNNNNNNNNNNNNNNNNNNNNNNNNNNNNNNRVSFKAIKNMNIVKKYLKKDEVNKNTKSILNLNNYKDDNKYYQDNNYDDYYDDKNNYNSCDDKNVNNNKKKKNNKIIMHNNIRNKNDILYYQIFAQKILSVTNIQNIFNYINHNYTKFISDFTTDKSTVFSNFDLKENLDRQIIEKNNSIYNFIHSATMFQHSQTLKNLNSNYFINKIQTEIYNNNYPHIIHMKYMPSLNIEQNIMTQNKQNDILVTPPVKKNLSQINKEYKDKTQKYKSIKDIIPDHITDQNDITYTINKSVTFFNPQEDHKTNFEQFLSNKNYIPTDENKKKEIDQKNMTLFKQLSEENQNIQNATSNYSALNNINNGNNNNLMNSKHTTNHSNKIKSYELQDKKEKISKKKESFLHNINVSDLSENSLEFTKLLDDKDFKKLYEYLIDKENTNDVNTCIQKEEHVNNALNQLECKINGEIKRVSDHIVVEYSANNINQNINQNTNTKYNSIKKNDIYNNIDNNNNNNNNMMMVVKKKKEKNNNLDISYLEKKRNTNLFIKKIFHIIKNIFQKKDFKEPIEINVSDIIDNELLYNKKLLEKNLDSYNIRNFFINNKKIYLLNESEYSHLRELINYKNKMLSYLNGEYKKYKHASQYKT encoded by the coding sequence tacttggtatatagataataaaattgatgaaaaaaaaaaacaaaatgaagatatagaaaataataaagcTAAATATTTTGAAGATGTTACTATAAATAAGAATGTAGAAGAATATATCAATGTGATATGtagaataaaaaataataaactagatttaaataataataatattaataataataacaatgttgatgtgataaaaaaaatttcttataataaattagTTATAGATACATTTCATGTAGGCAATAAGAGCTCTCTAAATTTTGAATATACATATGATAGAGTTTAtgatatagaaaataataatcagATGATATttaatgattatataaaaaataatattaaaaatatatttcaagGAATTAATTGTAGTATATTAGCATATGGACAAACTAATAGTGGAAAGACATATACTATGCTAGGAAATTTCGATTTTctaaataatttatttcatcTTTGTAAAGATAAAAGAgattatcataaaaatgataacCAAAAGAATAAAACACATGATCAGataaacaataaaaatgatgatgtTGTTGttaatgatgatgataatataaaaagtaatattCCTATGAATGACTgtgatgaaaataatgatatttatttaacATATGATGAACTAATAAACTGTATAACGAACGAACCTAATAATGTAGGCATTATACCTCATTgtattaattatatttttaattatataaattatcataaaCAAAATGTTAATGTTgataacaaaataaatgataagATAAAAGAATTTACTGTTACCTTATCTATTCTAGAAATATACAATGAAGTGATTTATGATTTAATAAGTGGAGAAAGCAATTTATCCGTACATATGATAGATTCGAATAAGAatgaatttattataaaaaatctAAAAGAAGTGgaaatagaaaatattattagCGCACTCTATTATTTAGAACAAGGAGTCAATAACAGAAAGATAGCATTTACACATATGAATAAAGCTTCTTCAAGATcacatttaatatttattattaaaataaatagatatatatattcaacCAACACCATAAGATGTGGTAAACTATGTCTTGTTGATTTAGCAGGTAGTGAAAGATTAAAACAAACTAAGGCAACTGGATCGATCAAAATAGAAACTACAATGATCAATAAAAGCTTAACTGTTCTCAGCAAGGTTATTAATTCTTTAGCTATCATGCaaataaaggaaaaaatagaaaagaacatgaaagaaaaggaaaaggGCAATCATATAGATGACAATCATATGAATCAAAATGATGTAAGtgatacaaataaaaaacaaaatgatgTAAGtgatacaaataaaaaacaaaatgatgTAAGtgatacaaataaaaaacaaaatgatgTAAGtgatacaaataaaaaacaaaatgatgTTAGtgatacaaataaaaaacaaaatgatgTTAGtgatacaaataaaaaacaaaatgatgTTAGTAATCATCCTGTTGAGGGCCATGATAATCAAACTGATGTTCATAAAAATCATCAAGAAGATACATTGAATActcaaaataatatgaacatgcataataacaacattcatataaatagtTCAAGTCATAATGCACATAGTGGTAGTTCTAATGTGCATATTCCTTATAGAGATTCTAAACTTACAAGAGTATTGTCAGATAGTCTAGGAAATAATTGTAAAAGCATTTTGATATGCACATTGTCTTCACAGTTACAATATTTAAACGAAACTGCATCTACAATAAAATTTGCCCAAAGAGCTAAAATGGTAAAAGCCAAACCAATAGTAAGAGAAGAAAAGGTAGAAACTGAAAAGGAGTTAGATAcaaaggaaaaaaataaaaacaaaaaaaaaaaaataagcaaaaacaaaaatgatgaaaaaaatgatgaaaaaaatgatgaaaaaaatgatgacAAAAGTGATGAAAAAAGTGATGACAAAagtgatgataataataatgataagaataacccatatgataataaattaaatatttttctcaattttaataaaaatcatataaCTAAAGATATCATCTTCTTTTGTTTTAGTCTTTGTATTTTCAGCTACATATGTGGATTTAAAAGTACTGGGAAGGTGAAATATTTAGACTTCTTTATTGAATcgtataaaaataaaatcgACATTATTAAAGAGCAACTCAATAAAAGTGAAGACTCAAATAgaaatgatataaatgaatatttgATTAAAACATTTGACGATTTAAAAGTGTTAACAGAAGAAGAGAGAcaaagaaatattaaattaaatatggaaaaattaaaaaaatataaagatgataataaaaatataataataaaccCAATACAAAAGAAACAAGAAAATGATGAACACGGTTTGACCTTAAGAAATTTAGCTAAGGTCGATCCAACATTAATTTCAAAGTATGATATACAAAAGGGATAtgaacataataataataataataataataatgtagTTTGTGATGATGAAAGGGgtcataatataaaaaatctagatgataataacaatgatgatatacatataaataacaatGATGATACACATATTtatgataatgatgatgatgatatattaatagGTGATATATTAGTGAAGATGAAAAACgatatatgtaatattataaaattcaATTTGACTAGTTTAAAATGtaataagaaaaaagaaaacgATGAGATATTtgaagaaatattaaacatAGTAAATTCTGtgaaagaaaataataatatttttttaataaatgaattaaaacATAATTTAAACGATGATATAACTAATAAgggaaataataaaatagatgacatattaaatgatgataaaacaaagaaaaaaaaaaaagataatcaatcggattatataaatatactaGATGACATCACCACCAccaacaacaataataataataataacaacaacaacaacaataataataataataataacaacaataataataataataataataataataataataataggGTAAGTTTTAAGgctataaaaaatatgaatattgtaaaaaagtatttaaaaaaagatgaagtaaataaaaatacaaagTCAATTTTAAATctaaataattataaagatgataataaatattatcaagataataattatgatgattattatgatgataagaataattataatagttgtgatgataaaaatgttaataataataaaaaaaaaaaaaataataaaataataatgcataataatataagaaacaaaaatgatatattatattatcaaatatttgcacaaaaaatattaagtgttacaaatatacaaaatatttttaattatataaatcataatTACACAAAATTTATTAGTGATTTTACTACAGACAAAAGTACTGTATTTTCTAATTTCGATCTTAAAGAAAATCTAGATAGACaaattatagaaaaaaataattctatatataattttatacattCAGCTACTATGTTTCAACATAGTCaaacattaaaaaatttaaacagtaattattttattaataaaatacaaacagaaatatataataataattatcctcatattattcatatgaaatatatgCCAAGTTTAAATAttgaacaaaatattatgacacaaaataaacaaaatgatattCTAGTTACACCACctgtaaaaaaaaatctatCACAAATTAATAAGgaatataaagataaaacacaaaaatataaatctattaaagatataataCCTGATCATATAACAGATCAAAATGATATCACATATACAATTAATAAAAGTGTCACATTTTTTAATCCACAAGAGGACCATAAAACAAATTTCGAACAATTTTTATCgaataaaaattatataccTACAGAcgaaaacaaaaaaaaagaaatcGACCAGAAAAATATGACTTTGTTCAAACAATTATCAGAagaaaatcaaaatatacaaaatgCAACTAGCAATTATAGTGCtcttaataatataaataatggtaataataataatttgatGAATTCAAAGCATACAACAAATCACAGTAATAAAATCAAATCATATGAACTACaagataaaaaagaaaaaatttccaaaaaaaaagaatcctttcttcataatataaacgTCTCAGATTTAAGTGAAAATTCTTTAGAatttacaaaattattaGATGATAAGGATTTTAAAAAgttatatgaatatttaatagataaagaaaatacaAATGATGTTAATACATGCATACAAAAAGAAGAACATGTTAATAATGCTCTTAATCAATTAGAATGTAAAATTAATGGGGAGATTAAAAGAGTCAGTGATCATATTGTAGTAGAATATTCAgcaaataatataaatcaaaatataaatcaaaatacaaacacaaaatataatagtatcaaaaaaaatgatatctataataatattgataataataataataataataataatatgatgatggtggtaaaaaaaaagaaagaaaagaataataacttagatatatcttatttagaaaaaaaaagaaatacgaatttattcattaaaaaaatattccatattattaaaaatatttttcaaaagAAAGATTTTAAAGAACCCATCGAAATAAATGTTTCTGATATTATTGataatgaattattatataataaaaaattattagaaaaaaatttagactcatataatatcagaaacttttttataaataataaaaaaatatatctattaaATGAATCTGAATATTCTCATTTAAGGGAATTgattaattataaaaataaaatgttatCATATCTTAATGGGGAGtataaaaagtataaaCACGCATCTcaatataaaacataa